In Pseudomonas sp. ADAK18, a single window of DNA contains:
- the metR gene encoding transcriptional regulator MetR: protein MLEIRHLKTLHALREADSLVEAAERLHLTQSALSHQFKELEERLGMQLFVRKTKPLRFTSAGLRLLQLADATLPLLRGAERDIARLAGGTAGRLHMAIECHSCFQWLMPTIDQFRDAWPEVELDLASGFAFAPLPALARGDLDLVVTSDPLELAGITYVPLFTYEAMLAVANQHPLANKPYIVPDDLLNETLIIYPVERDRLDIFTRFLEPADVEPAQVRTSELTVMMMQLVASGRGVCGMPHWALHEYSSRGYVKAKRLGEKGLFATLYAGIRADMLDAPYMRDFLLTAKDTSFSTLDGVSAVR from the coding sequence GTGCTCGAAATTCGTCACCTCAAGACCCTGCACGCCTTGCGCGAAGCCGACAGCCTGGTGGAAGCCGCCGAACGGCTGCACCTGACCCAGTCCGCGCTCTCCCACCAGTTCAAGGAACTTGAGGAGCGCCTGGGCATGCAGCTGTTCGTGCGCAAGACCAAACCCCTGCGCTTCACCAGCGCCGGCCTGCGCCTGCTGCAACTGGCGGACGCCACCCTGCCCTTGCTGCGCGGCGCCGAGCGGGACATCGCACGCCTGGCCGGAGGCACGGCCGGGCGCCTGCACATGGCCATCGAGTGCCACAGTTGCTTCCAATGGCTGATGCCGACCATCGACCAATTCCGTGACGCCTGGCCGGAAGTCGAACTGGACCTGGCCTCCGGGTTTGCCTTCGCTCCGCTACCGGCCCTGGCCCGTGGCGACCTGGACCTGGTGGTGACCTCCGATCCGCTGGAGCTGGCGGGCATCACCTACGTACCGCTGTTCACCTACGAAGCGATGCTGGCGGTGGCCAACCAGCACCCGCTGGCAAACAAGCCCTATATCGTGCCCGACGACTTGCTCAACGAAACCTTGATCATCTACCCCGTGGAGCGCGACCGCCTGGACATCTTCACCCGCTTCCTGGAGCCGGCCGACGTAGAGCCCGCCCAGGTACGCACCTCGGAACTGACGGTGATGATGATGCAGTTGGTAGCCAGCGGCCGTGGCGTTTGTGGCATGCCACATTGGGCGCTGCATGAATACAGCTCGCGGGGTTATGTGAAGGCCAAGCGGCTGGGAGAGAAAGGCCTGTTTGCCACGCTGTATGCGGGGATTCGCGCCGATATGCTGGACGCGCCGTACATGCGCGACTTCTTGCTGACGGCCAAGGACACGTCGTTTTCAACATTGGACGGCGTCAGCGCCGTTCGCTAG
- a CDS encoding GNAT family N-acetyltransferase, with protein MNIRGLAAGDAPAYRALMLQAYGTYPQAFTSSVTERAAMPLSWWEKRLESPLDRVIGGFEGAELAGIVGLAFEPREKARHKVTLFGMYVAEAFQQRGLGRRLVEAALVEAHKHPDVKLVQLTVTAGNEAAFALYQRCGFIQYGLEPLAVRVGVDYFDKIHMWRELQVD; from the coding sequence ATGAATATCCGAGGTTTGGCCGCCGGCGATGCCCCAGCCTATCGGGCGTTGATGCTCCAGGCTTATGGCACTTATCCACAGGCGTTTACTTCCAGCGTTACCGAGCGTGCAGCGATGCCCTTGAGCTGGTGGGAGAAGCGCTTGGAGAGTCCGCTGGATCGGGTGATTGGCGGGTTTGAAGGGGCGGAATTGGCGGGCATTGTTGGCCTGGCGTTCGAGCCTCGGGAAAAGGCTCGGCACAAGGTGACGCTATTCGGGATGTACGTCGCCGAGGCGTTTCAACAGCGCGGGTTGGGCCGGCGGCTGGTTGAAGCGGCGCTTGTTGAGGCGCACAAGCATCCTGACGTGAAGTTGGTTCAGTTGACCGTCACCGCCGGCAATGAGGCAGCGTTTGCCCTTTATCAGCGGTGCGGTTTTATTCAGTACGGGCTGGAGCCGTTGGCGGTGCGGGTGGGAGTCGACTACTTCGACAAGATTCACATGTGGCGTGAGTTGCAAGTCGACTGA